The DNA segment ACCGACGACGAATCCAGCCAAATCATGGAGAAGTTCCAGGAGAACCTCGTGATAAAGCAGCACCAGCGCGACCAAGCCCTGACAGAGAAGAACAAAAAAGAGGGAGAGGCTTTTCTTGAAAAGAACAAGACCAGGGAAGGGGTAAAGACCCTGCCAAGCGGTCTCCAATACAAGGTCATCACCGAGGGGAAGGGCAAGTCTCCCCGGGAACGCGATACCGTGACGGTGCATTACCGCGGCACGCTGATCGACGGAAAAGAATTCGACAGCTCGTACAAGCGCGGGCAACCCGAAACGTTCCACATGGACGGCATGATCACGGGATGGGCCGAGGCATTACAGCTTATGAAAGAAGGCTCCAAGTGGCAGCTCGTCATCCCGTCGGACCTGGCATACGGAGAGGCTGGTTCCGATACCGGCTCCATAGGGCCGAATGCGGTTTTGATCTTTGAGATAGAGTTGATCTCAGTCAAGGTTGAATAATATAATGAAGAGTGAAGGCCGTCCCTTGTGGGCCGGCCTTTTTTGTTCCAGGAGAACGGTAGTCGATTCAAATAGGGGAGCTGGCGAGGCGAGGGCGCAGGTAAAAGAAGTATCGTCGCCTTGATACGAAGGATCAGATCTTTACGCGGTTTTCCAGTGCAGGGCCAGTTTTCCATGAGAGGCGGCACAATCTCTCAGGTAGAGATTGATCAGGGTTTGGTAGGGGACGCCGATCTGCTGCGCAAGATTTTTGAAGTAGCTGATCGTGTCCTCATCCATCCTCAGCGTGACTTGACGCTTAAGCCTGCGTGCATACGGATTTTTTGTGCCTTTGAAAAATCGTATTCTTTTCTCATTATCAATCACCTTCCCCAATATCGTCTCTGTTCCGCTCGCGTTGCCTTGCGAGCTGAAATGATTCTTATGACCTCATTTCGAATAAAAAAAGCGGGGCATTGCTGCCCCGCTGGAGAACGGTCTATTTCGCCGTAGTGCCGCCATAACGCTCATTGTAGAACTTCTGGATCTTTTCGAGCTGCTCCTTGGTCATTCCCTTGGTGTACCACTCGTGCCGCACATCCGGATCGAGGTATTTCTTCACGATCTCGCCATAGAGCTCCGGACCGGCAGCGGTCTTTACCTCGGGCAGGAACTCGGTATAGAAGTTCTTTGCCACGTCATAGATGCCATGCCACCAGGCATAGTCGGGGCCGGACATGGCCGCGCCGTGCCGCGCCCGTCTGCCTTCATGGTGCCAAAGCTCCCAGTATATCCAGTCCAGCTTGTCGTCGAAATTCGCCTTCGTGATCTTGCCCTTGTCCATCAGCTCCTGCCTGATCGCGGTCGCGGGCTTTGCAAATTTGTCGTCGTAGAGATTGACAAGATTATCGAACTGTTTGTAGAACCCTTCCACGAAGGGAGCTGAATGACAATTGCTGCAGACGTTCTGCATGGCCTCGCGCTTTTTGTCCGCGTTTTCCAGCTTCTTTGAAATCGGCGGCCGTAGTGTCCAACTGATCCGTGCGCCCACATCATGGGTCACGGCCTGGGTCGGCGTGGCGCTCATATGGCAGGTGGCGCAGGTGGGGGCGGCGGAATAATCCTGTCCCACAACCCACTTGTCCTTGTGCATGTTCATGCGCTCCTTGTTGGCCTCGTACAGGATCCCGTGTTTTGATTCCTGATATACTTCCATCTGCGGATGGTCGGGGCCGAGATGGCACTTGCCGCAGGTCTGGGGTTCCCGCGCCTGCGCCTTTGAGAAACTGTGGCGCGCGTGGCAGGCCGAGCAGGACCCCTTGGAGCCATCGGGGTTTATTCTGCCGATGCCGGTGTTCGGCCAGCTGTTGGTGTCGAGCGCGCCGTTTGCAAGGACCTTGACCTTGCCGCCGTGGCACTGCAGACAGCCGACGGCAACGGCCTCCTGTCCACCCACGACTTCACCGAGATAGTTGTCCGCGGAATTAAGGATGTCCCCCGCTTTGGCATGGTGGCTCTCGGTCATCTCCTTTTCTTCCTTTGAATGGCATTTGCCGCAGTCCTTGGGAGTGACGAGGATCGCGATGGTGTATCCGTTATGCTCCATGGCATCAGCGTCGGACTTCTCCGCCTTGTGGCAGGTGTAGCAGTCAACCCCCTTTGCCGCGTGGGTGCTCAGCTTCCATTCCTTGACAAACGCGGGAGACTGCGCCTCGTGACAACCGATGCACGCCTTACCTTCTTTTGATGCCTTTACCTTTGCCGCGGCCGCTTCTCCTGGTGAAGCATGGAACGCCAGAGCCATGCCAAGTGCCAGAGATACAACTATGATCTTCTTTTTCATAAGAACCCCTCCTTTTCTATTGTTTCAGTACAATAGGTGATGGATCACGATAAATACAGTGTAGCATAAAATAAATCTGTGTAAGGGTGTCGTTTGATCAGTTTGCATCGGTTCAAAGACGTACTCATTAAAGCGCAAAACTCATTCCCATGGTTATGATTTATATCATAAATCGTAACTATCAGGGTTCAGAAGAGAACGATCAGGAGAAATGGGGAATTGAGAGGTGAAAGGGGGATGAATAGCACAACTAATAAAAAGAATGTCCTTTTCGCCATTTCGCCCGTTGCTCCCTTTCTCCTAAAAGGTTGTAAAATCCTTAACACCTGTCGTAAATACAAATCAAGGGTGTGTTACTTTGGGCTGCTAAAAGAAGAATTTCCCCTTGACTTTGAAGCGCTTATCTTCTATATTATGAGCCGTAGAGGAGGTCTGTATGACAAAAGCAGATATCATCTCAGAAGTTTTTGACAAGGTTGGCCTGCCGAAGCAGGATGCTGAAGAATTGGTGGAGATGATTCTGGATATGATAAAGCAGATCCTGAAAGAGGGGGAGACTGTGAAGCTTTCTGGTTTCGGAAACTTCGTGGTCAGGAAGAAGAACTCGAGGAAAGGCCGCAATCCGAAGACCGGCCAGGAGATCGAGATCACTCCGCGCAAGGTCGTCAGCTTCAGACCCAGCATGATTTTCAAAGAGCATGTCATCGAATCCCCAACAGCCACAGCCGAATAAGCTTTTTTTCAGGATCGGTGAGGTGAGCCGACTTTCCGGGCTGGAAGCGTACGTACTGCGCTACTGGGAAAGCGAGTTCCCTCAGCTCAAACCGAACAAGGGCAAATCGGGACAGCGCCTCTATAGCAAAAAAGACTTAGACGCTGTTCTCCACATCAAACAATTGCTCTATAAAGATGGGTATACGATCGCCGGGGCCCGAAAGAAAATGAACAGCAAAGGAGACCAGGACGCTCTTGAGTCGGTTATCGCGAGCACCAAGAAGGAACTGAGGGAGATACTGGAAATTCTGAAATAAGGTAACAAGTCGGGGCGTGGCGCAGCCTGGTAGCGTA comes from the Nitrospirota bacterium genome and includes:
- a CDS encoding FKBP-type peptidyl-prolyl cis-trans isomerase, yielding MEKFQENLVIKQHQRDQALTEKNKKEGEAFLEKNKTREGVKTLPSGLQYKVITEGKGKSPRERDTVTVHYRGTLIDGKEFDSSYKRGQPETFHMDGMITGWAEALQLMKEGSKWQLVIPSDLAYGEAGSDTGSIGPNAVLIFEIELISVKVE
- a CDS encoding cytochrome C552, producing the protein MKKKIIVVSLALGMALAFHASPGEAAAAKVKASKEGKACIGCHEAQSPAFVKEWKLSTHAAKGVDCYTCHKAEKSDADAMEHNGYTIAILVTPKDCGKCHSKEEKEMTESHHAKAGDILNSADNYLGEVVGGQEAVAVGCLQCHGGKVKVLANGALDTNSWPNTGIGRINPDGSKGSCSACHARHSFSKAQAREPQTCGKCHLGPDHPQMEVYQESKHGILYEANKERMNMHKDKWVVGQDYSAAPTCATCHMSATPTQAVTHDVGARISWTLRPPISKKLENADKKREAMQNVCSNCHSAPFVEGFYKQFDNLVNLYDDKFAKPATAIRQELMDKGKITKANFDDKLDWIYWELWHHEGRRARHGAAMSGPDYAWWHGIYDVAKNFYTEFLPEVKTAAGPELYGEIVKKYLDPDVRHEWYTKGMTKEQLEKIQKFYNERYGGTTAK
- a CDS encoding integration host factor subunit alpha, encoding MTKADIISEVFDKVGLPKQDAEELVEMILDMIKQILKEGETVKLSGFGNFVVRKKNSRKGRNPKTGQEIEITPRKVVSFRPSMIFKEHVIESPTATAE
- a CDS encoding MerR family transcriptional regulator, with the translated sequence MSRLSGLEAYVLRYWESEFPQLKPNKGKSGQRLYSKKDLDAVLHIKQLLYKDGYTIAGARKKMNSKGDQDALESVIASTKKELREILEILK